A window from Primulina huaijiensis isolate GDHJ02 chromosome 11, ASM1229523v2, whole genome shotgun sequence encodes these proteins:
- the LOC140987546 gene encoding uncharacterized protein isoform X5 yields the protein MEKLFVQIFERKNRIIEQVKQQTELYNQKLASKLLIEGITPPSWLWSPTGSSDSKELNKEDLISKLLGQYTLDSIRCSTEQYPLYDKPFISGAKREFSDGFLKDTLDNCPNGQRRSVTRGDTDAGCSQNCAPELDFSITSPKDQTTGGFMNIANAPDQSVARIQRSKSRQKAPELDFSITSPKDQTIGVFLNISNAPDQSVARIQRSKSGLKAPELDFNNTSPKDQTTGGFLNISNAPDQSVARIQRSKSRQKALVLRNSANAVAESALDHESISGILSSGIRLSISSSKQTGNENELPELVEPCAFGSSCYEDLDLDEAACRNKDNGMDLYSGRITRSRSHVEILGSGRTSLELGRSQNDRKDVSFHCANTSKRSSLCTSSKVVADYRNRLLQSPRSSGAFGQNDEDIRFRAGSLSKEKGEVYSGQISSFQSSHRPQSCASGSWKADSFSNDAQRMVGTIVDFGDDLRKNHVDGSPVKKNIFYVGRVDKDGRGSILEDGESCKESSNISEPVHCSKISSCGGGTLSISSPRKNSAINDKVQNFSGCQTRPPWCETKDMLDDVRNVDFMMNNELVADNLINHSLSSATGDEQISVSLSSNGAKQRRQLESLVAKDSKNCFMSEKIQQLDFSVIEEQNLKTFSSSLGKKGPDKSPKNVSDRDLLLTKEISNCGYNPSLGGQSPEDSDVRKDVAKVHTNSSECDIQKHVDTCTEKYVSLISQNTTPKRPGDNIEGGHRKYPEVEDEADIMMSKMVETPTLQFHPMEQCWEQGYETSAEQVIEEGYWIGEGSLKSSEVSHATGSKDVGQSCFPKLANNPGEESHGFSSGQSEMANPMCVDPDKIEQFPAQVSQILSRLTGVEDNRLVTNYESTKQGEDLLLGGRFEIVSIGSWPQLKRRKIKELQVNRLTSYPSSVKHVGTTQRDSPNRYLRNIEMDVNTDLKDLLDRKMSIDIEMDQDMDTDCINTENLTHTMRMLRANKSPPSVDGEQSKCLVLSPKHKDLNFVAESMPVFESNVEMLADNGDLHFAADGVDLAGLRLSRIAIERASIIEEMCRSARLDTPMSYLSSALNFQGTLNPFQSLPNGLLEHMNLKTYLPLNVNVNKQLDSGKSLVNDTGSTLERIERVPYSVSLPYSRSRYGWNSRIQHASPVGSLWERLSSHTGSSEKCSISNPELTCFPIEEDPCISEDNKRVDDIVDDVEEETDSLLACDCNVRHPLEDLTNMGLNSSVSTFAKRNILRADTVDVVGGTQDDVQWSLKNKSRYDIEMRENQGSFLGNAKRKSYQTSPIDYDGTKKAKVSIDESVSTPTLSSKTNLKKHEQNISLKDSKRNNIVSNICSFIPLVQQTQAAAAVCAGKRDIKVKALEAAEAAKRLEEKRMNERKNRKEALKLERAKLEAENLIKMELEKKRKELERKKKDADAIAKKRLREEEERREKETKRTRLEARLRLREEEERGHAEKAGKEKRQTKDEQLNSKKSYNEFKKEQNRGVVRGDDIASKKTVIEECGVSGDSFEAGKALPTVDRSAKNEDLIVQKRQEKSYEISPYQCSEDEDEEDEELPTKKYIPSWASKSSMGLLLPLQRKMEPDLIFHPESFCRMDEAETDGCMNQIFLAVTI from the exons ATGGAGAAGCTGTTCGTGCAGATATTCGAGCGGAAGAACCGAATAATAGAACAAGTGAAGCAACAGACGGAGTTGTATAACCAGAAACTGGCCTCTAAACTCCTGATTGAAGGAATCACTCCTCCGTCTTGGCTTTGGAGCCCTACCGGCTCTTCCGACTCTAAAG AACTGAACAAGGAAGACCTGATCTCTAAACTTCTTGGCCAATATACACTAGACTCAATCCGTTGCTCCACTGAACAGTACCCTTTGTACGATAAGCCATTCATCTCAGGAGCTAAGCGAGAATTTTCTGATGGATTTCTCAAGGATACTCTTGATAATTGTCCTAATGGACAACGTAGATCAGTAACCAGAGGCGACACAGATGCTGGTTGTTCCCAAAATTGTGCTCCTGAGCTAGACTTTAGTATTACATCACCTAAGGATCAGACAACTGGAGGGTTCATGAATATTGCTAATGCACCAGATCAGTCTGTGGCTAGAATCCAGAGATCTAAGTCTAGACAAAAGGCTCCTGAGCTAGACTTTAGTATTACATCACCTAAGGATCAGACAATTGGAGTGTTCTTGAATATTTCTAATGCACCGGATCAGTCTGTTGCTAGAATTCAGAGATCTAAGTCTGGACTAAAGGCTCCTGAGCTAGACTTTAATAATACATCACCTAAGGATCAGACAACTGGAGGGTTCTTGAATATTTCTAATGCACCAGATCAGTCTGTGGCTAGAATTCAGAGATCTAAGTCTAGGCAAAAGGCTCTGGTGCTTCGTAACAGTGCAAATGCAGTAGCAGAGAGTGCATTAGATCATGAAAGCATCAGTGGTATTCTTTCAAGCGGGATTAGATTGTCTATTTCTTCTTCCAAGCAAACAGGTAATGAAAATGAACTTCCAGAATTGGTAGAACCCTGTGCATTCGGCAGTTCATGTTATGAAGACTTGGATTTGGACGAAGCAGCTTGCCGAAACAAAGACAATGGCATGGATTTGTACTCTGGCAGAATTACGAGGTCTAGAAGTCATGTCGAAATTCTAGGTTCTGGCCGAACTTCATTAGAATTAGGCCGCTCTCAAAATGATAGAAAAGATGTGTCATTTCATTGTGCTAACACGAGTAAAAGGAGCTCTTTGTGTACTTCCAGTAAAGTGGTGGCTGATTATCGTAATAGGCTGCTGCAGTCACCTCGATCTTCGGGTGCTTTTGGTCAAAATGACGAGGACATCAGATTTAGAGCAGGTTCTCTGAGCAAGGAAAAGGGAGAGGTTTATTCTGGCCAAATTTCTTCATTTCAAAGCTCTCATAGGCCTCAAAGTTGTGCTAGTGGTTCTTGGAAAGCAGATAGTTTTTCAAATGATGCTCAGAGAATGGTTGGTACCATAGTGGATTTTGGGGATGATTTACGTAAAAACCATGTCGATGGATCCCCGGTTAAGAAGAATATATTTTATGTTGGCCGTGTAGATAAGGACGGCCGAGGATCAATTTTAGAAGATGGCGAGAGTTGCAAAGAGAGTAGCAATATATCTGAGCCTGTACATTGCTCGAAAATTTCTTCTTGTGGGGGTGGCACGCTGTCAATATCCTCTCCTAGAAAGAATTCTGCCATAAATGATAAAGTTCAGAATTTTTCAGGTTGTCAAACTAGACCACCTTGGTGTGAAACCAAAGACATGCTTGATGATGTAAGAAATGTTGATTTTATGATGAACAACGAGCTTGTTGCGGACAATCTTATTAATCACTCTCTTAGTTCAGCGACTGGTGATGAACAGATAAGCGTTAGTTTAAGTTCAAATGGTGCTAAACAAAGAAGGCAGTTGGAATCTTTAGTGGCAAAGGACTCCAAAAATTGTTTTATGTCTGAGAAGATACAACAATTAGATTTTAGTGTAATTGAAGAGCAAAACTTGAAAACCTTCTCTTCTAGTTTAGGAAAGAAAGGGCCCGATAAGTCCCCAAAAAACGTGTCGGATCGTGATTTATTGCTTACCAAGGAAATTTCTAACTGCGGTTATAACCCTTCTTTGGGTGGGCAATCACCGGAGGATTCAGACGTCCGGAAAGATGTAGCAAAAGTTCATACAAACTCTTCCGAATGTGATATTCAGAAGCATGTTGACACCTGCACTGAAAAATATGTTTCTCTTATAAGTCAAAATACCACACCAAAGAGGCCTGGAGATAATATAGAGGGTGGGCATCGCAAATACCCTGAAGTTGAAGACGAGGCAGATATTATGATGTCAAAAATGGTGGAGACTCCTACTTTACAGTTTCATCCAATGGAACAATGTTGGGAACAGGGGTATGAAACCTCGGCAGAACAGGTCATTGAAGAG GGTTATTGGATTGGTGAAGGCAGCCTTAAGAGCTCAGAAGTTTCACATGCTACTGGAAGCAAAGACGTTGGACAATCTTGTTTCCCCAAACTAGCCAATAACCCAGGTGAAGAGTCCCATGGTTTCTCAAGTGGACAATCAGAAATGGCAAATCCAATGTGTGTTGATCCTGACAAAATAGAGCAGTTTCCCGCACAGGTTTCTCAAATTTTATCACGCCTTACTGGTGTTGAAGATAATAGGTTAGTAACTAATTATGAAAGCACTAAACAAGGTGAGGACTTATTACTCGGGGGCAGATTTGAAATAGTCAGCATCGGATCATGGCCACAGCTGAAGAGGAGAAAGATCAAAGAGCTACAAGTGAATAGACTGACATCTTATCCAAGCTCGGTGAAACATGTTGGCACCACTCAACGAGATTCTCCAAATAGATATTTAAGGAACATAGAAATGGATGTAAACACTGATTtgaaagatttattagataggAAGATGAGTATCGATATAGAAATGGACCAGGATATGGATACAGATTGTATAAATACGGAAAATTTAACTCACACGATGAGAATGCTTCGAGCAAACAAATCTCCTCCGTCCGTGGATGGAGAGCAGTCAAAATGTTTGGTTCTTTCTCCAAAACATAAAGACCTGAACTTTGTTGCTGAATCGATGCCTGTGTTTGAGTCCAATGTAGAGATGCTAGCAGATAATGGTGACCTGCATTTTGCTGCGGATGGTGTTGATTTGGCCGGATTAAGGCTTTCCAGGATTGCAATAGAACGTGCTAGCATAATAGAAGAAATGTGCAGATCGGCTAGGCTGGATACACCCATGTCTTATTTATCATCTGCTTTAAATTTTCAAGGAACCTTAAACCCATTTCAATCTTTACCAAATGGTCTCCTTGAGCACATGAACCTGAAGACTTATTTGCCTTTAAATGTTAATGTCAACAAACAACTAGATTCTGGTAAGAGTCTTGTGAATGATACGGGAAGTACTCTCGAAAGGATTGAAAGGGTGCCATATTCTGTTAGTCTACCTTATTCTCGATCAAGATATGGTTGGAATTCAAGAATTCAACATGCATCTCCTGTTGGGAGTTTGTGGGAAAGGCTCTCATCACACACTGGAAGTTCAGAGAAGTGTTCGATTTCAAATCCAGAACTCACATGTTTCCCAATTGAGGAAGACCCTTGTATCAGTGAAGACAATAAAAGGGTAGATGATATTGTAGATGATGTCGAAGAAGAAACTGATTCATTATTGGCGTGTGATTGTAATGTGCGGCATCCACTTGAGGATTTGACAAACATGGGTTTAAATTCATCTGTATCAACTTTTGCAAAACGGAACATCTTGAGGGCAGATACTGTGGATGTTGTTGGCGGGACTCAAGATGATGTACAATGGAGTCTGAAAAATAAGTCTCGGTATGACATTGAGATGAGGGAAAATCAAGGATCCTTTTTGGGCAATGCCAAGAGAAAGAGCTACCAGACTTCACCAATTGATTATGACGGAACCAAAAAGGCCAAAGTATCAATTGATGAAAGTGTCAGCACACCAACTTTATCAAGTAAAACCAATTTGAAGAAACACGagcaaaatatttcattgaagGATTCTAAGAGGAATAacattgtttcaaatatttgttcatttATACCACTGGTACAACAGACAcaagctgctgctgctgtatgTGCAG GAAAAAGAGATATCAAGGTGAAAGCCCTGGAGGCTGCTGAGGCTGCAAAACGTCTAGAAGAAAAAAGAATGAATGAACGAAAGAATAGGAAGGAAGCTTTGAAGCTTGAACGTGCAAAATTGGAGGCagaaaatttgataaaaatggAACTtgagaagaaaaggaaagaattGGAACGCAAGAAAAAAGATGCTGATGCGATTGCAAAGAAAAGGTTGAGAGAGGAAGAAGAAAGAAGGGAAAAGGAGACGAAAAGAACGCGGTTAGAAGCAAGGCTACGTCTgagggaagaagaagaaagaggaCATGCTGAGAAAGCTGGAAAAGAAAAACGGCAGACCAAA GATGAGCAACTCAACAGCAAGAAGTCTTACAATGAGTTTAAGAAGGAGCAAAACCGTGGAGTCGTGAGAGGAGACGACATTGCTTCAAAAAAAACAGTCATTGAAGAATGTGGTGTTTCTGGTGATTCTTTTGAAGCTGGAAAG GCACTGCCCACAGTCGATAGATCAGCCAAAAACGAGGACTTGATAGTTCAGAAAAGGCAAGAAAAATCATATGAGATCTCTCCATATCAATGTTCAGAAGACgaagatgaagaagatgaagagttACCCACCAAAAAGTACATTCCATCATGGGCCAG
- the LOC140987546 gene encoding uncharacterized protein isoform X4, with amino-acid sequence MEKLFVQIFERKNRIIEQVKQQTELYNQKLASKLLIEGITPPSWLWSPTGSSDSKELNKEDLISKLLGQYTLDSIRCSTEQYPLYDKPFISGAKREFSDGFLKDTLDNCPNGQRRSVTRGDTDAGCSQNCAPELDFSITSPKDQTTGGFMNIANAPDQSVARIQRSKSRQKAPELDFSITSPKDQTIGVFLNISNAPDQSVARIQRSKSGLKAPELDFNNTSPKDQTTGGFLNISNAPDQSVARIQRSKSRQKALVLRNSANAVAESALDHESISGILSSGIRLSISSSKQTGNENELPELVEPCAFGSSCYEDLDLDEAACRNKDNGMDLYSGRITRSRSHVEILGSGRTSLELGRSQNDRKDVSFHCANTSKRSSLCTSSKVVADYRNRLLQSPRSSGAFGQNDEDIRFRAGSLSKEKGEVYSGQISSFQSSHRPQSCASGSWKADSFSNDAQRMVGTIVDFGDDLRKNHVDGSPVKKNIFYVGRVDKDGRGSILEDGESCKESSNISEPVHCSKISSCGGGTLSISSPRKNSAINDKVQNFSGCQTRPPWCETKDMLDDVRNVDFMMNNELVADNLINHSLSSATGDEQISVSLSSNGAKQRRQLESLVAKDSKNCFMSEKIQQLDFSVIEEQNLKTFSSSLGKKGPDKSPKNVSDRDLLLTKEISNCGYNPSLGGQSPEDSDVRKDVAKVHTNSSECDIQKHVDTCTEKYVSLISQNTTPKRPGDNIEGGHRKYPEVEDEADIMMSKMVETPTLQFHPMEQCWEQGYETSAEQVIEEGYWIGEGSLKSSEVSHATGSKDVGQSCFPKLANNPGEESHGFSSGQSEMANPMCVDPDKIEQFPAQVSQILSRLTGVEDNRLVTNYESTKQGEDLLLGGRFEIVSIGSWPQLKRRKIKELQVNRLTSYPSSVKHVGTTQRDSPNRYLRNIEMDVNTDLKDLLDRKMSIDIEMDQDMDTDCINTENLTHTMRMLRANKSPPSVDGEQSKCLVLSPKHKDLNFVAESMPVFESNVEMLADNGDLHFAADGVDLAGLRLSRIAIERASIIEEMCRSARLDTPMSYLSSALNFQGTLNPFQSLPNGLLEHMNLKTYLPLNVNVNKQLDSGKSLVNDTGSTLERIERVPYSVSLPYSRSRYGWNSRIQHASPVGSLWERLSSHTGSSEKCSISNPELTCFPIEEDPCISEDNKRVDDIVDDVEEETDSLLACDCNVRHPLEDLTNMGLNSSVSTFAKRNILRADTVDVVGGTQDDVQWSLKNKSRYDIEMRENQGSFLGNAKRKSYQTSPIDYDGTKKAKVSIDESVSTPTLSSKTNLKKHEQNISLKDSKRNNIVSNICSFIPLVQQTQAAAAVCAGKRDIKVKALEAAEAAKRLEEKRMNERKNRKEALKLERAKLEAENLIKMELEKKRKELERKKKDADAIAKKRLREEEERREKETKRTRLEARLRLREEEERGHAEKAGKEKRQTKVDEQLNSKKSYNEFKKEQNRGVVRGDDIASKKTVIEECGVSGDSFEAGKALPTVDRSAKNEDLIVQKRQEKSYEISPYQCSEDEDEEDEELPTKKYIPSWASKSSMGLLLPLQRKMEPDLIFHPESFCRMDEAETDGCMNQIFLAVTI; translated from the exons ATGGAGAAGCTGTTCGTGCAGATATTCGAGCGGAAGAACCGAATAATAGAACAAGTGAAGCAACAGACGGAGTTGTATAACCAGAAACTGGCCTCTAAACTCCTGATTGAAGGAATCACTCCTCCGTCTTGGCTTTGGAGCCCTACCGGCTCTTCCGACTCTAAAG AACTGAACAAGGAAGACCTGATCTCTAAACTTCTTGGCCAATATACACTAGACTCAATCCGTTGCTCCACTGAACAGTACCCTTTGTACGATAAGCCATTCATCTCAGGAGCTAAGCGAGAATTTTCTGATGGATTTCTCAAGGATACTCTTGATAATTGTCCTAATGGACAACGTAGATCAGTAACCAGAGGCGACACAGATGCTGGTTGTTCCCAAAATTGTGCTCCTGAGCTAGACTTTAGTATTACATCACCTAAGGATCAGACAACTGGAGGGTTCATGAATATTGCTAATGCACCAGATCAGTCTGTGGCTAGAATCCAGAGATCTAAGTCTAGACAAAAGGCTCCTGAGCTAGACTTTAGTATTACATCACCTAAGGATCAGACAATTGGAGTGTTCTTGAATATTTCTAATGCACCGGATCAGTCTGTTGCTAGAATTCAGAGATCTAAGTCTGGACTAAAGGCTCCTGAGCTAGACTTTAATAATACATCACCTAAGGATCAGACAACTGGAGGGTTCTTGAATATTTCTAATGCACCAGATCAGTCTGTGGCTAGAATTCAGAGATCTAAGTCTAGGCAAAAGGCTCTGGTGCTTCGTAACAGTGCAAATGCAGTAGCAGAGAGTGCATTAGATCATGAAAGCATCAGTGGTATTCTTTCAAGCGGGATTAGATTGTCTATTTCTTCTTCCAAGCAAACAGGTAATGAAAATGAACTTCCAGAATTGGTAGAACCCTGTGCATTCGGCAGTTCATGTTATGAAGACTTGGATTTGGACGAAGCAGCTTGCCGAAACAAAGACAATGGCATGGATTTGTACTCTGGCAGAATTACGAGGTCTAGAAGTCATGTCGAAATTCTAGGTTCTGGCCGAACTTCATTAGAATTAGGCCGCTCTCAAAATGATAGAAAAGATGTGTCATTTCATTGTGCTAACACGAGTAAAAGGAGCTCTTTGTGTACTTCCAGTAAAGTGGTGGCTGATTATCGTAATAGGCTGCTGCAGTCACCTCGATCTTCGGGTGCTTTTGGTCAAAATGACGAGGACATCAGATTTAGAGCAGGTTCTCTGAGCAAGGAAAAGGGAGAGGTTTATTCTGGCCAAATTTCTTCATTTCAAAGCTCTCATAGGCCTCAAAGTTGTGCTAGTGGTTCTTGGAAAGCAGATAGTTTTTCAAATGATGCTCAGAGAATGGTTGGTACCATAGTGGATTTTGGGGATGATTTACGTAAAAACCATGTCGATGGATCCCCGGTTAAGAAGAATATATTTTATGTTGGCCGTGTAGATAAGGACGGCCGAGGATCAATTTTAGAAGATGGCGAGAGTTGCAAAGAGAGTAGCAATATATCTGAGCCTGTACATTGCTCGAAAATTTCTTCTTGTGGGGGTGGCACGCTGTCAATATCCTCTCCTAGAAAGAATTCTGCCATAAATGATAAAGTTCAGAATTTTTCAGGTTGTCAAACTAGACCACCTTGGTGTGAAACCAAAGACATGCTTGATGATGTAAGAAATGTTGATTTTATGATGAACAACGAGCTTGTTGCGGACAATCTTATTAATCACTCTCTTAGTTCAGCGACTGGTGATGAACAGATAAGCGTTAGTTTAAGTTCAAATGGTGCTAAACAAAGAAGGCAGTTGGAATCTTTAGTGGCAAAGGACTCCAAAAATTGTTTTATGTCTGAGAAGATACAACAATTAGATTTTAGTGTAATTGAAGAGCAAAACTTGAAAACCTTCTCTTCTAGTTTAGGAAAGAAAGGGCCCGATAAGTCCCCAAAAAACGTGTCGGATCGTGATTTATTGCTTACCAAGGAAATTTCTAACTGCGGTTATAACCCTTCTTTGGGTGGGCAATCACCGGAGGATTCAGACGTCCGGAAAGATGTAGCAAAAGTTCATACAAACTCTTCCGAATGTGATATTCAGAAGCATGTTGACACCTGCACTGAAAAATATGTTTCTCTTATAAGTCAAAATACCACACCAAAGAGGCCTGGAGATAATATAGAGGGTGGGCATCGCAAATACCCTGAAGTTGAAGACGAGGCAGATATTATGATGTCAAAAATGGTGGAGACTCCTACTTTACAGTTTCATCCAATGGAACAATGTTGGGAACAGGGGTATGAAACCTCGGCAGAACAGGTCATTGAAGAG GGTTATTGGATTGGTGAAGGCAGCCTTAAGAGCTCAGAAGTTTCACATGCTACTGGAAGCAAAGACGTTGGACAATCTTGTTTCCCCAAACTAGCCAATAACCCAGGTGAAGAGTCCCATGGTTTCTCAAGTGGACAATCAGAAATGGCAAATCCAATGTGTGTTGATCCTGACAAAATAGAGCAGTTTCCCGCACAGGTTTCTCAAATTTTATCACGCCTTACTGGTGTTGAAGATAATAGGTTAGTAACTAATTATGAAAGCACTAAACAAGGTGAGGACTTATTACTCGGGGGCAGATTTGAAATAGTCAGCATCGGATCATGGCCACAGCTGAAGAGGAGAAAGATCAAAGAGCTACAAGTGAATAGACTGACATCTTATCCAAGCTCGGTGAAACATGTTGGCACCACTCAACGAGATTCTCCAAATAGATATTTAAGGAACATAGAAATGGATGTAAACACTGATTtgaaagatttattagataggAAGATGAGTATCGATATAGAAATGGACCAGGATATGGATACAGATTGTATAAATACGGAAAATTTAACTCACACGATGAGAATGCTTCGAGCAAACAAATCTCCTCCGTCCGTGGATGGAGAGCAGTCAAAATGTTTGGTTCTTTCTCCAAAACATAAAGACCTGAACTTTGTTGCTGAATCGATGCCTGTGTTTGAGTCCAATGTAGAGATGCTAGCAGATAATGGTGACCTGCATTTTGCTGCGGATGGTGTTGATTTGGCCGGATTAAGGCTTTCCAGGATTGCAATAGAACGTGCTAGCATAATAGAAGAAATGTGCAGATCGGCTAGGCTGGATACACCCATGTCTTATTTATCATCTGCTTTAAATTTTCAAGGAACCTTAAACCCATTTCAATCTTTACCAAATGGTCTCCTTGAGCACATGAACCTGAAGACTTATTTGCCTTTAAATGTTAATGTCAACAAACAACTAGATTCTGGTAAGAGTCTTGTGAATGATACGGGAAGTACTCTCGAAAGGATTGAAAGGGTGCCATATTCTGTTAGTCTACCTTATTCTCGATCAAGATATGGTTGGAATTCAAGAATTCAACATGCATCTCCTGTTGGGAGTTTGTGGGAAAGGCTCTCATCACACACTGGAAGTTCAGAGAAGTGTTCGATTTCAAATCCAGAACTCACATGTTTCCCAATTGAGGAAGACCCTTGTATCAGTGAAGACAATAAAAGGGTAGATGATATTGTAGATGATGTCGAAGAAGAAACTGATTCATTATTGGCGTGTGATTGTAATGTGCGGCATCCACTTGAGGATTTGACAAACATGGGTTTAAATTCATCTGTATCAACTTTTGCAAAACGGAACATCTTGAGGGCAGATACTGTGGATGTTGTTGGCGGGACTCAAGATGATGTACAATGGAGTCTGAAAAATAAGTCTCGGTATGACATTGAGATGAGGGAAAATCAAGGATCCTTTTTGGGCAATGCCAAGAGAAAGAGCTACCAGACTTCACCAATTGATTATGACGGAACCAAAAAGGCCAAAGTATCAATTGATGAAAGTGTCAGCACACCAACTTTATCAAGTAAAACCAATTTGAAGAAACACGagcaaaatatttcattgaagGATTCTAAGAGGAATAacattgtttcaaatatttgttcatttATACCACTGGTACAACAGACAcaagctgctgctgctgtatgTGCAG GAAAAAGAGATATCAAGGTGAAAGCCCTGGAGGCTGCTGAGGCTGCAAAACGTCTAGAAGAAAAAAGAATGAATGAACGAAAGAATAGGAAGGAAGCTTTGAAGCTTGAACGTGCAAAATTGGAGGCagaaaatttgataaaaatggAACTtgagaagaaaaggaaagaattGGAACGCAAGAAAAAAGATGCTGATGCGATTGCAAAGAAAAGGTTGAGAGAGGAAGAAGAAAGAAGGGAAAAGGAGACGAAAAGAACGCGGTTAGAAGCAAGGCTACGTCTgagggaagaagaagaaagaggaCATGCTGAGAAAGCTGGAAAAGAAAAACGGCAGACCAAAGTT GATGAGCAACTCAACAGCAAGAAGTCTTACAATGAGTTTAAGAAGGAGCAAAACCGTGGAGTCGTGAGAGGAGACGACATTGCTTCAAAAAAAACAGTCATTGAAGAATGTGGTGTTTCTGGTGATTCTTTTGAAGCTGGAAAG GCACTGCCCACAGTCGATAGATCAGCCAAAAACGAGGACTTGATAGTTCAGAAAAGGCAAGAAAAATCATATGAGATCTCTCCATATCAATGTTCAGAAGACgaagatgaagaagatgaagagttACCCACCAAAAAGTACATTCCATCATGGGCCAG